The following proteins are encoded in a genomic region of Syngnathus acus chromosome 22, fSynAcu1.2, whole genome shotgun sequence:
- the znf106a gene encoding zinc finger protein 106 isoform X3, protein MVKMSRDRKCILCETVHASKQEMEEHMRSMLHHRELEKLKGRDCGHECRVCKVSVVSLTDYAGHISSPAHKQNLEKEKTLPGGGNRDEDYFDQTLVELVLKRKEQIRKEQEAAAAAKLAQEAAEAKQREIQQRIKEAKERYQSAKGAQPLPYGFAWNCPQYNWRSGQQQRGFRATSPCQNTMQGKSATWHAQPPPNFQRWGSGDLQGGRCYSQDGALAPHGGAFCNPGRQPWLSNQGSSYGMYGRNNISQFPPNNRQMSYNCTPRYPPPPQFFARPVSNPQNRANESAGPQSNGMPTADREPPPGKQNFGSNPKLDKTCHWSPYTVGKTMDLLPSKDAASKPAERHFEQSQEGPSNSQAEVQPKPQGIRTPSVGSLPSQQAPKLPDTFRKASAFSERRSSLDSPRTETPRRTSKGELPKDPVQGPIVENKDTNSYHNAAKPKSSHPARSSSSCAAKETFSASSSESLQSLQVSTSSAKKPPPPASKRDEPEKAKESLTSPPLQAPMQAAEDHSSKGETSSWDKTCTKASGLSKLELPPVLKRDLTKHISTKTKTGCHEPNLHNARRVRNLSESRRTDSEKDSGLKPTVRHLISSSGSKKVNWEQVYQEVRKKQDKGKGMPRFGIEMVPNEDQSQEEEDLAMLEKFPWESLMETSPPATSRKRSLSESSLAPTSEHSRRQSKETPPRRSGGRPDAEQILNLAAEEAQKRTDKLMSEKVKALQRTDYKLEENNSWVKLIDIQGTAKKRRTPGSQEASGAEQDTKRRKTKSKTADRLQIDQLLAVSLREEELSRSLQTAETNLVQARVALEAAYMEVQRAVLVKQQISTEISTLREKRIGLLKGMQAGNTEVAEVPPIRLKQEKTNPAEREPPPVTPFSSLASTAALARSASPPPPVSNAVKEEPLSPIRISSESDHLGNVSCPEVITTAGVKSEPSTTAEGDAYSLSGLTGTTEKATQVTQVPDSKNDVKPLLASRRRSETGSTTDRPRSPPFEVPQVPNASPGSPSELRGGKRVRKLKKRKVLEKAHSHVMLESSDTEMDGETSKPRWPRHQRRASSSSTQVSTSSLPQGGDVKMVEDAKPLKQEVEVKVETDAIFEQLFGTTSGFPAAPKPESSRSEQSSLACNEVTSTSDMDICKSSESEMSFPKIAWNPSYGSPGTFEGHLEAVNGMQVHSGLLYTCSGDRTVKAFDLMTRNCVAVFSGHTSKVSCLLVSSAPCLQRRLYSGSTDQTIRCYSLKTQELEQQFTLADRVLCLHNRWKFLYAGLANGTVVTFDLTTNQLQDTFECHTPRAVSCLATSQEGLRRILLVGSYDSTISVRDAKTGLLLRMLEGHAKNVLSMKVVNDLVFSGSSDQCVYAHNIHSGELQRVYKGHSHAVTVVTVVGKVMVTACLDKMVRVYDLQSQELLQVYAGHSDMVTSMVVHQNKIYTGCYDGSVKAVELNLSQNYRCRWHGCSLVFGVAAHLQQHALADHAANQQTLRCRWKDCEEIFSARNGSKQR, encoded by the exons GGATTGCGGCCACGAGTGCCGGGTGTGCAAGGTTTCGGTGGTAAGCCTGACCGACTACGCCGGCCACATCTCCAGCCCTGCCCACAAGCAAAACCTGGAGAAGGAGAAAACCTTGCCCGGCGGCGGAAACCGCGACGAGGACTACTTCGACCAAACGCTGGTGGAGCTCGTTCTCAAGAGGAAAGAGCAAATACG CAAAGAACAAGAGGCGGCGGCTGCTGCTAAGCTGGCCCAGGAAGCGGCGGAAGCAAAGCAAAGGGAGATCCAGCAGAGAATAAAAGAAGCCAAGGAACGCTACCAGTCGGCCAAAGGTGCTCAGCCTCTGCCCTACGGCTTCGCTTGGAACTGCCCCCAATACAATTGGAGAAGCGGGCAGCAGCAGAGAGGCTTCCGAGCGACTTCGCCATGCCAGAACACCATGCAAGGAAAGAGCGCCACCTGGCACGCTCAGCCACCCCCCAACTTCCAGAGGTGGGGGTCGGGCGACCTGCAAGGCGGTCGTTGCTATTCGCAGGACGGCGCCTTGGCCCCCCACGGCGGTGCATTTTGTAACCCCGGTCGTCAGCCCTGGCTCAGTAACCAAGGTAGCAGCTACGGCATGTACGGCAGGAATAACATCTCCCAGTTCCCGCCGAATAACCGGCAAATGAGCTACAACTGCACTCCAAGGTACCCGCCCCCGCCGCAGTTCTTTGCCCGTCCTGTTAGCAACCCTCAAAACAGGGCTAATGAGAGCGCAGGGCCCCAGAGTAACGGGATGCCAACAGCCGACCGGGAGCCGCCCCCTGGCAAACAGAATTTTGGCAGCAACCCAAAGCTGGACAAGACCTGCCACTGGTCTCCTTATACAGTCGGCAAGACGATGGACTTGCTACCCAGCAAGGACGCCGCGTCCAAACCAGCGGAGCGACACTTTGAACAGAGCCAAGAGGGTCCTTCCAACAGTCAAGCCGAAGTCCAGCCAAAACCCCAAGGAATCAGAACCCCGTCGGTTGGATCCTTGCCATCGCAACAAGCACCAAAGCTACCAGACACCTTCAGGAAGGCCTCGGCCTTCTCGGAAAGGAGGAGCTCTTTGGACAGCCCTCGGACAGAAACCCCTCGGCGCACCAGCAAAGGGGAGCTGCCCAAGGATCCGGTGCAGGGTCCGATTGTAGAGAACAAGGATACCAACAGCTACCATAACGCAGCTAAACCCAAATCAAGCCACCCGGCCCGGAGTTCTTCGTCTTGTGCGGCCAAAGAAACGTTCTCAGCATCCTCTTCTGAGAGTCTTCAGTCCCTGCAGGTCAGCACCTCCAGCGCCAAGAAGCCGCCGCCCCCAGCCTCCAAACGTGACGAGCCGGAGAAGGCGAAGGAATCTCTCACCTCGCCGCCTCTCCAAGCCCCGATGCAAGCGGCAGAAGATCACAGTTCCAAGGGAGAGACCTCCAGTTGGGACAAAACATGCACCAAGGCGTCCGGCTTGTCCAAACTCGAACTGCCTCCTGTCCTGAAGCGCGACCTGACCAAGCACATCAGCACCAAGACCAAGACGGGCTGCCACGAGCCCAACCTCCACAACGCCAGGCGTGTCCGCAACCTGAGCGAATCGCGGCGGACCGACAGCGAAAAGGACTCCGGGCTCAAACCGACCGTGCGCCACCTCATCAGCTCCTCTGGCTCTAAAAAAGTCAACTGGGAGCAGGTGTACCAGGAGGTGCGCAAGAAGCAGGACAAGGGGAAGGGGATGCCCAG GTTCGGCATTGAAATGGTTCCAAATGAAGACCAGAgtcaggaggaggaagaccTGGCAATGTTGGAGAAGTTCCCTTGGGAGTCATTGATGGAAACCTCTCCCCCTGCCACATCCCGCAAGCGCTCCCTCTCCGAGAGCAGCCTGGCTCCCACGTCTGAGCACTCGCGCCGACAATCCAAGGAGACGCCGCCGCGGAGGTCCGGCGGCCGGCCCGACGCCGAGCAGATTCTGAACCTCGCTGCGGAGGAAGCTCAAAAGCGAACAGATAAGCTAATGTCAGAGAAGGTCAAGGCTCTCCAGAGAACCGACTACAAGCTTGAGGAGAACAACTCCTGGGTCAAGCTGATTGATATACAGGGAACAGCGAAGAAGCGAAGAACACCTGGG AGCCAAGAGGCTTCAGGCGCGGAACAAGATACCAAAAGAAGAAAGACCAAATCCAAAACAG CCGACCGCCTACAGATCGACCAGCTCCTGGCCGTGTCGCTGCGAGAGGAGGAGCTGAGTCGCTCCCTGCAGACGGCCGAGACCAATCTGGTCCAAGCGCGGGTGGCGCTGGAGGCCGCCTACATGGAGGTGCAGCGAGCCGTGCTGGTCAAACAGCAG ATTTCCACAGAGATCAGCACACTCCGAGAAAAACGTATTGGACTATTAAAAGGAATGCAAG cagggAACACGGAAGTGGCTGAAGTACCGCCCATCCGTCTGAAACAAGAGAAGACGAACCCCGCGGAAAGAGAACCGCCCCCTGTGACCCCGTTCAGCTCTCTTGCGAGCACGGCAGCTCTTGCTAGAAGCGCCTCGCCGCCACCGCCCGTCTCCAATGCCGTTAAGGAGGAGCCCCTGTCCCCCATACGAATCAGCAGCGAGTCGGACCACTTGGGGAATGTATCATGCCCCGAGGTTATAACCACTGCGGGGGTAAAGTCTGAGCCCTCGACTACAGCCGAAGGGGACGCCTACAGTCTGTCGGGGTTGACGGGGACCACCGAAAAAGCCACTCAGGTCACCCAAGTCCCGGATTCCAAAAATGATGTCAAGCCCTTGTTGGCCAGCAGGAGGCGCTCCGAGACGGGCAGCACCACCGACCGCCCGCGCTCGCCGCCATTCGAGGTGCCCCAAGTGCCAAACGCCTCGCCCGGTTCCCCCTCAGAGTTGCGCGGCGGCAAGCGAGTCAGGAAgctgaagaagaggaaggtgTTGGAAAAGGCTCACAGCCACGTGATGCTGGAGAGCAGCGACACCGAGATGGACGGCGAGACCTCCAAGCCCAGGTGGCCACGACATCAGAGGagagccagcagcagcagcacgcaGGTCAGCACCTCCTCGCTACCACAAGGGGGCGACGTGAAGATGGTGGAAGACGCCAAGCCtctcaaacaggaagtggaggtTAAGGTGGAGACGGACGCAATCTTCGAGCAACTGTTCGGGACCACCTCGGGCTTTCCAGCGGCCCCCAAACCAGAGTCATCCAGAAGCGAGCAGTCAAGCCTGGCCTGCAATGAGGTCACCTCCACCAGCGACATGGACATTTGTAAATCATCTGAGAG tgaaatGTCTTTTCCAAAGATAGCATGGAATCCTTCTT ACGGGTCGCCCGGCACTTTTGAGGGCCACCTGGAAGCGGTGAACGGCATGCAGGTCCACAGCGGGCTGCTGTACACGTGCTCCGGAGACCGCACGGTCAAAGCCTTCGACCTGATG ACTCGCAACTGCGTCGCCGTCTTTTCCGGCCACACGTCGAAAGTGAGCTGCCTGTTGGTGTCGTCCGCCCCCTGCctccagcgccgcctgtattCGGGTTCCACCGATCAGACCATACGCTGCTACAGTCTTAAG ACGCAGGAATTAGAGCAGCAGTTCACTCTGGCAGATCGAGTTCTGTGCTTGCACAACCGATGGAAGTTTCTGTATGCCGGCCTGGCAAACGGCACTGTGGTTACGTTTGATCTTACG ACCAATCAGCTGCAGGATACATTTGAATGCCACACGCCACGGGCAGTCAGCTGCCTGGCCACGTCGCAGGAGGGCCTGCGGCGCATCCTACTGGTCGGCTCCTACGACAGCACCATCAGCGTGCGGGACGCCAAGACCGGACTACTGCTGCGCATGCTGGAGGGACACGCCAAGAACGTCCTCTCCATGAAG GTTGTGAATGATTTGGTGTTCAGCGGCTCGAGTGACCAATGTGTCTACGCACACAACATCCAC AGTGGCGAGCTGCAGCGCGTCTACAAGGGCCACAGTCACGCCGTTACCGTGGTGACGGTCGTGGGGAAGGTGATGGTGACCGCCTGCTTGGACAAAATGGTTCGCGTCTACGACCTACAG TCCCAAGAACTGCTGCAAGTGTACGCCGGACATTCGGACATGGTGACCAGCATGGTGGTCCACCAGAACAAG atCTATACCGGCTGCTACGACGGCAGCGTGAAGGCCGTTGAACTCAATCTGTCGCAGAACTACCGCTGCAGG TGGCACGGCTGCTCGCTGGTTTTCGGCGTGGCGGCGCACCTGCAGCAGCACGCGCTTGCCGACCACGCCGCCAACCAGCAGACGCTCAGATGTCGGTGGAAAGACTGCGAGGAAATTTTCTCCGCTCGCAACGGCTCCAAGCAG CGATAA
- the znf106a gene encoding zinc finger protein 106 isoform X4, which yields MPEGSIERPLSPLLPDRDCGHECRVCKVSVVSLTDYAGHISSPAHKQNLEKEKTLPGGGNRDEDYFDQTLVELVLKRKEQIRKEQEAAAAAKLAQEAAEAKQREIQQRIKEAKERYQSAKGAQPLPYGFAWNCPQYNWRSGQQQRGFRATSPCQNTMQGKSATWHAQPPPNFQRWGSGDLQGGRCYSQDGALAPHGGAFCNPGRQPWLSNQGSSYGMYGRNNISQFPPNNRQMSYNCTPRYPPPPQFFARPVSNPQNRANESAGPQSNGMPTADREPPPGKQNFGSNPKLDKTCHWSPYTVGKTMDLLPSKDAASKPAERHFEQSQEGPSNSQAEVQPKPQGIRTPSVGSLPSQQAPKLPDTFRKASAFSERRSSLDSPRTETPRRTSKGELPKDPVQGPIVENKDTNSYHNAAKPKSSHPARSSSSCAAKETFSASSSESLQSLQVSTSSAKKPPPPASKRDEPEKAKESLTSPPLQAPMQAAEDHSSKGETSSWDKTCTKASGLSKLELPPVLKRDLTKHISTKTKTGCHEPNLHNARRVRNLSESRRTDSEKDSGLKPTVRHLISSSGSKKVNWEQVYQEVRKKQDKGKGMPRFGIEMVPNEDQSQEEEDLAMLEKFPWESLMETSPPATSRKRSLSESSLAPTSEHSRRQSKETPPRRSGGRPDAEQILNLAAEEAQKRTDKLMSEKVKALQRTDYKLEENNSWVKLIDIQGTAKKRRTPGSQEASGAEQDTKRRKTKSKTADRLQIDQLLAVSLREEELSRSLQTAETNLVQARVALEAAYMEVQRAVLVKQQISTEISTLREKRIGLLKGMQAGNTEVAEVPPIRLKQEKTNPAEREPPPVTPFSSLASTAALARSASPPPPVSNAVKEEPLSPIRISSESDHLGNVSCPEVITTAGVKSEPSTTAEGDAYSLSGLTGTTEKATQVTQVPDSKNDVKPLLASRRRSETGSTTDRPRSPPFEVPQVPNASPGSPSELRGGKRVRKLKKRKVLEKAHSHVMLESSDTEMDGETSKPRWPRHQRRASSSSTQVSTSSLPQGGDVKMVEDAKPLKQEVEVKVETDAIFEQLFGTTSGFPAAPKPESSRSEQSSLACNEVTSTSDMDICKSSESEMSFPKIAWNPSYGSPGTFEGHLEAVNGMQVHSGLLYTCSGDRTVKAFDLMTRNCVAVFSGHTSKVSCLLVSSAPCLQRRLYSGSTDQTIRCYSLKTQELEQQFTLADRVLCLHNRWKFLYAGLANGTVVTFDLTTNQLQDTFECHTPRAVSCLATSQEGLRRILLVGSYDSTISVRDAKTGLLLRMLEGHAKNVLSMKVVNDLVFSGSSDQCVYAHNIHSGELQRVYKGHSHAVTVVTVVGKVMVTACLDKMVRVYDLQSQELLQVYAGHSDMVTSMVVHQNKIYTGCYDGSVKAVELNLSQNYRCRWHGCSLVFGVAAHLQQHALADHAANQQTLRCRWKDCEEIFSARNGSKQAMLAHVQKHADEAQPEP from the exons ATGCCCGAGGGAAGCATTGAGCGCCCTTTGTCGCCTCTCCTTCCCGATAGGGATTGCGGCCACGAGTGCCGGGTGTGCAAGGTTTCGGTGGTAAGCCTGACCGACTACGCCGGCCACATCTCCAGCCCTGCCCACAAGCAAAACCTGGAGAAGGAGAAAACCTTGCCCGGCGGCGGAAACCGCGACGAGGACTACTTCGACCAAACGCTGGTGGAGCTCGTTCTCAAGAGGAAAGAGCAAATACG CAAAGAACAAGAGGCGGCGGCTGCTGCTAAGCTGGCCCAGGAAGCGGCGGAAGCAAAGCAAAGGGAGATCCAGCAGAGAATAAAAGAAGCCAAGGAACGCTACCAGTCGGCCAAAGGTGCTCAGCCTCTGCCCTACGGCTTCGCTTGGAACTGCCCCCAATACAATTGGAGAAGCGGGCAGCAGCAGAGAGGCTTCCGAGCGACTTCGCCATGCCAGAACACCATGCAAGGAAAGAGCGCCACCTGGCACGCTCAGCCACCCCCCAACTTCCAGAGGTGGGGGTCGGGCGACCTGCAAGGCGGTCGTTGCTATTCGCAGGACGGCGCCTTGGCCCCCCACGGCGGTGCATTTTGTAACCCCGGTCGTCAGCCCTGGCTCAGTAACCAAGGTAGCAGCTACGGCATGTACGGCAGGAATAACATCTCCCAGTTCCCGCCGAATAACCGGCAAATGAGCTACAACTGCACTCCAAGGTACCCGCCCCCGCCGCAGTTCTTTGCCCGTCCTGTTAGCAACCCTCAAAACAGGGCTAATGAGAGCGCAGGGCCCCAGAGTAACGGGATGCCAACAGCCGACCGGGAGCCGCCCCCTGGCAAACAGAATTTTGGCAGCAACCCAAAGCTGGACAAGACCTGCCACTGGTCTCCTTATACAGTCGGCAAGACGATGGACTTGCTACCCAGCAAGGACGCCGCGTCCAAACCAGCGGAGCGACACTTTGAACAGAGCCAAGAGGGTCCTTCCAACAGTCAAGCCGAAGTCCAGCCAAAACCCCAAGGAATCAGAACCCCGTCGGTTGGATCCTTGCCATCGCAACAAGCACCAAAGCTACCAGACACCTTCAGGAAGGCCTCGGCCTTCTCGGAAAGGAGGAGCTCTTTGGACAGCCCTCGGACAGAAACCCCTCGGCGCACCAGCAAAGGGGAGCTGCCCAAGGATCCGGTGCAGGGTCCGATTGTAGAGAACAAGGATACCAACAGCTACCATAACGCAGCTAAACCCAAATCAAGCCACCCGGCCCGGAGTTCTTCGTCTTGTGCGGCCAAAGAAACGTTCTCAGCATCCTCTTCTGAGAGTCTTCAGTCCCTGCAGGTCAGCACCTCCAGCGCCAAGAAGCCGCCGCCCCCAGCCTCCAAACGTGACGAGCCGGAGAAGGCGAAGGAATCTCTCACCTCGCCGCCTCTCCAAGCCCCGATGCAAGCGGCAGAAGATCACAGTTCCAAGGGAGAGACCTCCAGTTGGGACAAAACATGCACCAAGGCGTCCGGCTTGTCCAAACTCGAACTGCCTCCTGTCCTGAAGCGCGACCTGACCAAGCACATCAGCACCAAGACCAAGACGGGCTGCCACGAGCCCAACCTCCACAACGCCAGGCGTGTCCGCAACCTGAGCGAATCGCGGCGGACCGACAGCGAAAAGGACTCCGGGCTCAAACCGACCGTGCGCCACCTCATCAGCTCCTCTGGCTCTAAAAAAGTCAACTGGGAGCAGGTGTACCAGGAGGTGCGCAAGAAGCAGGACAAGGGGAAGGGGATGCCCAG GTTCGGCATTGAAATGGTTCCAAATGAAGACCAGAgtcaggaggaggaagaccTGGCAATGTTGGAGAAGTTCCCTTGGGAGTCATTGATGGAAACCTCTCCCCCTGCCACATCCCGCAAGCGCTCCCTCTCCGAGAGCAGCCTGGCTCCCACGTCTGAGCACTCGCGCCGACAATCCAAGGAGACGCCGCCGCGGAGGTCCGGCGGCCGGCCCGACGCCGAGCAGATTCTGAACCTCGCTGCGGAGGAAGCTCAAAAGCGAACAGATAAGCTAATGTCAGAGAAGGTCAAGGCTCTCCAGAGAACCGACTACAAGCTTGAGGAGAACAACTCCTGGGTCAAGCTGATTGATATACAGGGAACAGCGAAGAAGCGAAGAACACCTGGG AGCCAAGAGGCTTCAGGCGCGGAACAAGATACCAAAAGAAGAAAGACCAAATCCAAAACAG CCGACCGCCTACAGATCGACCAGCTCCTGGCCGTGTCGCTGCGAGAGGAGGAGCTGAGTCGCTCCCTGCAGACGGCCGAGACCAATCTGGTCCAAGCGCGGGTGGCGCTGGAGGCCGCCTACATGGAGGTGCAGCGAGCCGTGCTGGTCAAACAGCAG ATTTCCACAGAGATCAGCACACTCCGAGAAAAACGTATTGGACTATTAAAAGGAATGCAAG cagggAACACGGAAGTGGCTGAAGTACCGCCCATCCGTCTGAAACAAGAGAAGACGAACCCCGCGGAAAGAGAACCGCCCCCTGTGACCCCGTTCAGCTCTCTTGCGAGCACGGCAGCTCTTGCTAGAAGCGCCTCGCCGCCACCGCCCGTCTCCAATGCCGTTAAGGAGGAGCCCCTGTCCCCCATACGAATCAGCAGCGAGTCGGACCACTTGGGGAATGTATCATGCCCCGAGGTTATAACCACTGCGGGGGTAAAGTCTGAGCCCTCGACTACAGCCGAAGGGGACGCCTACAGTCTGTCGGGGTTGACGGGGACCACCGAAAAAGCCACTCAGGTCACCCAAGTCCCGGATTCCAAAAATGATGTCAAGCCCTTGTTGGCCAGCAGGAGGCGCTCCGAGACGGGCAGCACCACCGACCGCCCGCGCTCGCCGCCATTCGAGGTGCCCCAAGTGCCAAACGCCTCGCCCGGTTCCCCCTCAGAGTTGCGCGGCGGCAAGCGAGTCAGGAAgctgaagaagaggaaggtgTTGGAAAAGGCTCACAGCCACGTGATGCTGGAGAGCAGCGACACCGAGATGGACGGCGAGACCTCCAAGCCCAGGTGGCCACGACATCAGAGGagagccagcagcagcagcacgcaGGTCAGCACCTCCTCGCTACCACAAGGGGGCGACGTGAAGATGGTGGAAGACGCCAAGCCtctcaaacaggaagtggaggtTAAGGTGGAGACGGACGCAATCTTCGAGCAACTGTTCGGGACCACCTCGGGCTTTCCAGCGGCCCCCAAACCAGAGTCATCCAGAAGCGAGCAGTCAAGCCTGGCCTGCAATGAGGTCACCTCCACCAGCGACATGGACATTTGTAAATCATCTGAGAG tgaaatGTCTTTTCCAAAGATAGCATGGAATCCTTCTT ACGGGTCGCCCGGCACTTTTGAGGGCCACCTGGAAGCGGTGAACGGCATGCAGGTCCACAGCGGGCTGCTGTACACGTGCTCCGGAGACCGCACGGTCAAAGCCTTCGACCTGATG ACTCGCAACTGCGTCGCCGTCTTTTCCGGCCACACGTCGAAAGTGAGCTGCCTGTTGGTGTCGTCCGCCCCCTGCctccagcgccgcctgtattCGGGTTCCACCGATCAGACCATACGCTGCTACAGTCTTAAG ACGCAGGAATTAGAGCAGCAGTTCACTCTGGCAGATCGAGTTCTGTGCTTGCACAACCGATGGAAGTTTCTGTATGCCGGCCTGGCAAACGGCACTGTGGTTACGTTTGATCTTACG ACCAATCAGCTGCAGGATACATTTGAATGCCACACGCCACGGGCAGTCAGCTGCCTGGCCACGTCGCAGGAGGGCCTGCGGCGCATCCTACTGGTCGGCTCCTACGACAGCACCATCAGCGTGCGGGACGCCAAGACCGGACTACTGCTGCGCATGCTGGAGGGACACGCCAAGAACGTCCTCTCCATGAAG GTTGTGAATGATTTGGTGTTCAGCGGCTCGAGTGACCAATGTGTCTACGCACACAACATCCAC AGTGGCGAGCTGCAGCGCGTCTACAAGGGCCACAGTCACGCCGTTACCGTGGTGACGGTCGTGGGGAAGGTGATGGTGACCGCCTGCTTGGACAAAATGGTTCGCGTCTACGACCTACAG TCCCAAGAACTGCTGCAAGTGTACGCCGGACATTCGGACATGGTGACCAGCATGGTGGTCCACCAGAACAAG atCTATACCGGCTGCTACGACGGCAGCGTGAAGGCCGTTGAACTCAATCTGTCGCAGAACTACCGCTGCAGG TGGCACGGCTGCTCGCTGGTTTTCGGCGTGGCGGCGCACCTGCAGCAGCACGCGCTTGCCGACCACGCCGCCAACCAGCAGACGCTCAGATGTCGGTGGAAAGACTGCGAGGAAATTTTCTCCGCTCGCAACGGCTCCAAGCAG GCGATGCTCGCACACGTGCAGAAGCACGCCGACGAGGCCCAACCGGAACCTTGA